The Euphorbia lathyris chromosome 2, ddEupLath1.1, whole genome shotgun sequence genome includes a window with the following:
- the LOC136218854 gene encoding uncharacterized protein — protein sequence MDSPTEISIPLYNTLTPLSVYTPITTPNQSPSPDNLDPYTVFRNEISLSSLNSAPTDSAAPDFFSLDLDGAVEAEAEPKTPSRAAEQKTPSIPKSSMLQTTTAPGLEGNWFRGNSRFRSPMLQLHKEIVDFCDFLSPTPEEEAARSTAIKCVSDVIKYIWSNCKVEVFGSYRTGLYLPTSDVDVVILESGIKSPQIGLQALAKALSQKSIAKKIQVIAKARVPIIKFVERQSGISFDLSFNVENGPKAAEFIKEAVSKWPALRPLCLILKVFLQQRELNEVYSGGIGSYALLTMLMAVSKNLRECQASPEHNLGMLLIHFFDFYGRKLNTTDVGVSCGGAGTFFSKRRKGFMNKGRPFLISIEDPQAPENDIGKSSFNYSQIRSAFSMAFLTLTNPKTILSLGPNRSILGTIVRPDPVLLERKGGRNGDMTFNSLLPGAGEPIQSHNYQHQEILGNWQLDDDEAALPRGGGITGDGSAQSSGRKRKSSSKKKSRKNQENGEVGKLHEESGSRKEKKKQRRRNNHDDANGRFAGGFRWRS from the exons ATGGACTCCCCTACTGAAATTTCAATCCCGCTGTATAATACCCTAACTCCGCTCTCTGTTTACACTCCAATCACCACTCCTAATCAATCTCCTTCCCCTGATAATCTCGACCCCTACACTGTCTTCCGCAATgagatttctctctcttctcttaaTTCCGCTCCTACGGACTCTGCCGCACCTGATTTTTTTTCTCTCGACCTTGACGGCGCTGTTGAAGCGGAAGCTGAGCCGAAAACGCCGAGTAGAGCAGCTGAACAGAAGACACCGTcaattccaaaatcatctatgCTGCAGACGACGACAGCTCCAGGGCTGGAGGGCAATTGGTTTAGAGGGAATAGTAGGTTCAGGAGTCCTATGCTGCAATTACATAAAG AGATAGTAGATTTCTGTGATTTTCTCTCTCCTACTcctgaagaagaagctgctcgGAGTACAGCAATAAAATGTGTTTCTGATGTAATCAAATACATATGGTCAAATTGCAAG GTAGAAGTTTTTGGTTCATACAGGACAGGGCTTTATCTTCCTACAAGTGATGTTGAT GTTGTGATTCTTGAGTCAGGTATAAAAAGCCCGCAAATTGGTTTGCAGGCTCTTGCAAAGGCACTGTCTCAAAAGAGCATTGCAAAGAAGATACAG GTCATTGCAAAGGCACGTGTTCCAATTATCAAATTTGTAGAAAGACAAAGTGGGATTTCATTTGACCTGAG CTTTAATGTGGAAAATGGGCCAAAAGCTGCAGAATTTATTAAG GAGGCTGTGTCCAAGTGGCCTGCCCTACGTCCATTATGCCTGATCTTGAAAGTATTCTTGCAACAAAGAGAACTCAACGAG GTATATTCTGGTGGAATAGGTTCTTATGCCCTACTTACAATGCTGATGGCAGTGTCAAAG AATCTCAGGGAGTGCCAAGCATCTCCAGAACATAATTTGGGAATGCTCCTG ATACACTTTTTTGACTTTTATGGACGCAAGTTGAACACCACAGATGTTGGGGTGTCTTGTGGAGGGGCTGGAACCTTCTTTTCAAAGCGTAGGAAAGG GTTTATGAACAAGGGACGTCCATTTCTGATTTCCATTGAGGATCCACAG GCACCGGAGAATGACATTGGAAAGAGCTCATTCAATTACTCCCAG ATTAGGTCAGCATTTTCGATGGCATTTTTAACATTGACAAATCCAAAGACAATCTTAAGCTTAGGGCCAAACAGGAGTATTCTTGGTACCATAGTTAGACCAGATCCTGTTTTGCTTGAGCGCAAAGGGGGACGTAATGGAGACATGACTTTCAATAGCTTGTTGCCTGGAGCTGGGGAGCCAATACAGTCACATAATTACCAGCATCAGGAGATTTTGGGTAACTGGCAGTTGGATGATGATGAAGCAGCGCTGCCACGGGGAGGTGGAATTACTGGAGATGGTAGTGCACAGTCATCCGGGAGAAAGAGGAAATCTTCTTCCAAAAAGAAGTCTCGTAAGAATCAGGAAAATGGTGAAGTTGGGAAACTTCATGAAGAATCTGgctcaaggaaagaaaagaagaaacagCGTCGCAGAAATAACCATGATGATGCCAATGGCCGTTTTGCTGGTGGATTTCGATGGAGATcttaa